In one window of Vulpes vulpes isolate BD-2025 chromosome 1, VulVul3, whole genome shotgun sequence DNA:
- the LOC112913648 gene encoding DLA class II histocompatibility antigen, DR-1 beta chain — MVCLCFLGGSWMTALMLILMVLNPPLAWARDTPPHFLEMAKSECYFTNGTERVRFLDRYIHNREEFVRFDSDVGEFRAVTELGRPDAEYWNGQKEILEEKRAEVDTVCRHNYGVFESFTVQRRVEPTVTVYPTKTQTLQHHNLLVCSVNGFYPGHIEVRWFRNGQEEEAGVVSTGLIRNGDWTFQILVMLEIVPQRGEVYTCQVEHPSLTSPVTVEWRARSDSAQSKMLSGIGGFVLGLLFLAVGLFIYFRNQKGHSGLQPTGLLS, encoded by the exons ATggtgtgtctgtgttttcttgGAGGCTCCTGGATGACAGCTCTGATGCTGATACTGATGGTGCTGAACCCTCCCTTGGCTTGGGCCAGGGACACCCCAC cacattTCTTGGAGATGGCAAAGTCCGAGTGCTATTTCACCAACGGGACGGAGCGGGTGCGGTTCCTGGACAGATACATCCATAACCGCGAGGAGTTCGTGCGCTTCGACAGCGACGTGGGGGAGTTCCGGGCGGTCACGGAGCTCGGGCGGCCCGACGCTGAGTACTGGAACGGGCAGAAGGAGATCTTGGAGGAGAAGCGGGCCGAGGTGGACACGGTGTGCAGACACAACTACGGGGTGTTTGAGAGCTTCACGGTGCAGCGGCGAG TCGAGCCTACAGTGACTGTGTATCCTACGAAGACTCAGACCTTGCAGCATCACAACCTCCTGGTCTGCTCTGTGAATGGTTTCTATCCAGGCCACATTGAAGTCAGGTGGTTCCGGAATGGCCAGGAAGAGGAAGCTGGGGTTGTGTCCACAGGCCTAATCCGTAATGGAGACTGGACCTTTCAGATCCTGGTGATGCTGGAGATCGTTCCTCAGAGAGGAGAGGTCTACACCTGCCAAGTGGAGCACCCAAGTTTGACAAGCCCTGTCACCGTGGAATGGA GGGCACGGTCTGATTCTGCACAGAGCAAGATGCTGAGTGGAATCGGGGGCTTTGTTCTGGGTCTGCTCTTCCTTGCAGTGGGGCTGTTCATCTACTTCAGAAATCAGAAGG gACACTCTGGACTTCAGCCAACAG GACTCCTGAGCTGA